One genomic region from Xylocopa sonorina isolate GNS202 chromosome 8, iyXylSono1_principal, whole genome shotgun sequence encodes:
- the LOC143426214 gene encoding U6 small nuclear RNA (adenine-(43)-N(6))-methyltransferase, translating into MSLRKFMHPRNKYKTVPDFKKLALLYPEFRNIAIINLAGKVKIDFKNEESLRILTEVLLKHDFNLEVKIPENKLVPTLPLRLNYILWIEDLMKHAGFNEMEQVVGIDIGTGAVCIYPLLFAKMYGNQMIGTEIDETSIQTAIQHIENNNLQHLIKVSEVNEGTILKDILKDDSYHFTMCNPPFFEAEGSSEKVTKRTPPRNAPTGNEVELKVQGGERAFVMQMIEESLETKEKVKIYTTMFGRRSNLLFLLKFLKRKNMENITWTEFCQGHTKRWGLAWTFLPKDVINLTNAPVIRKSGNYIAKLLRTQRPTIIQFPMRYKFSSFDNLVNFLEDTMEELNIEIRDLNLPIDDFNGWSCQLIAKNNTWLHARRKRRLAQRIMNQSKDHDANNTTVLNGAAQESTIEKLNEDNPENMMKEQENQISTGEPFLICNLFVEIVEHEESEDDVKISMVFEKGSGGKNALETFRQYLINKLDVKVYSQKQHGRPNKRKRKRLKTSESEMNSEQVEDSFEDDTESF; encoded by the exons ATGTCGTTAAGAAAGTTTATGCATCCACGAAATAAGTACAAAACAGTACCAGATTTTAAAAAACTTGCCTTGTTGTATCCAGAGTTCCGTAACATTGCAATTATT AATTTGGCAGGCAAGGTAAAGATCGATTTCAAGAACGAAGAAAGTCTACGAATACTAACAGAAGTATTATTGAAACATGATTTCAATTTAGAAGTGAAGATACCTGAGAATAAATTGGTACCGACTCTACCGTTACGCCTCAATTATATTTTGTGGATCGAAGATTTAATGAAACATGCTGGTTTCAATGAAATGGAACAAGTAGTTGGCATAGATATtg GCACTGGAGCAGTTTGCATTTACCCTCTGTTATTTGCAAAAATGTATGGGAATCAAATGATAGGCACAGAGATTGACGAAACAAGTATACAGACAGCTATCCAGCATATCGAAAATAATAATCTGCAACATTTAATAAAAG TATCTGAAGTGAATGAAGGAACAATATTGAAAGACATTTTAAAAGATGACAGTTATCATTTCACAATGTGCAATCCACCGTTTTTTGAAGCAGAGGGATCATCAGAGAAAGTCACAAAACGAACACCACCAAGAAATGCTCCAACTGGAAATGAAGTTGAGCTTAAGGTCCAAGGTGGTGAGAGAGCATTTGTAATGCAAATGATCGAAGAAAGTTTGGAGACtaaagaaaaagtaaaaattTATACAACAATGTTTGGTAGAAGAAGTAATTTAttgtttttattaaaatttctgaAGAGAAAAAATATGGAAAATATAACGTGGACAGAATTTTGTCAGGGCCATACAAAACG ATGGGGATTAGCTTGGACATTTTTGCCGAAAGATGTTATCAATTTGACAAATGCACCTGTTATTAGAAAAAGTGGAAATTACATTGCGAAATTATTGAGAACACAACGTCCGACAATAATACAATTTCCTATGCGATACAAATTCTCTTCCTTTGATAATTTGGTCAATTTTTTGGAAGATACAATGGAAGAATTAAAC ATAGAAATCAGAGATTTAAATTTGCCGATTGATGATTTTAACGGTTGGTCGTGCCAATTGATTGCGAAAAATAATACGTGGTTGCATGCACGTAGAAAACGTCGATTAGCTCAAAGGATAATGAACCAATCAAAGGACCATGATGCAAATAATACAACTGTGTTGAATGGAGCTGCGCAAGAGAGTACTATAGAAAAATTAAACGAAGATAATCCGGAAAATATGATGAAAGAACAAGAAAATCAAATATCAACGGGAGAACCGTTTTTGATATGTAATTTGTTTGTCGAAATAGTAGAACATGAAGAATCTGAGGACGATGTAAAGATATCCATGGTTTTTGAAAAAGGAAGTGGTGGCAAGAATGCCTTAGAAACGTTTCGACAATATTTAATAAACAAGTTAGACGTTAAAGTATATTCTCAGAAACAGCACGGAAGACCAaataaaagaaaacgaaaaCGATTAAAAACGAGCGAGAGTGAGATGAATTCCGAACAAGTTGAAGATTCGTTTGAAGATGATACAGAGTCCTTTTAA
- the Evi5 gene encoding ecotropic viral integration site 5: MSVLCLCTTVQQTGQNNSQASKILPSAPPISSEEERINSSQEIPTDELALLAKLEEANRLIESDAKSLNSLQSNHSRKGSDTSQVSVASGGSGGNGDAAPRRHNSADGEENTWTLWGHIVADWDYHWKKRKESVKELVRQGIPHHFRGIVWQLLSGAHDSPVKKQFAEYIKATSACERIIRRDIARTYPEHDFFKEKDGLGQESLFNVMKAYSLHDREVGYCQGSGFIVGLLLMQQMPEEEAFAVLVALMQEYRLRDMFKPSMAELGVCMYQLEHLVADTHPELHAHFTAQGFHTSMYASSWFLTLFTTALSLPLACRIFDVFLSEGMEIIFKVALAMLHLGKEDLLSLDMEGMLKFFQKQLPGRAEKDPDGLMNLAYGMKINPKRMKKLEKDYTVLKMKEQEEMVELRRLRAENKLLRQRTELLEAESAELADRLVRGQVSRAEEEETAFVVQRELAALRHTHLETSHQLEQAHEELRSLSLLLEENMTSKQSSLDEILSKQKALSQKEEMIQCLQEELVRVRLHEAENDATIRELRARIQELEQDKKTLRESTPDNSVAHLQEELIAVKLREAEANLSLKDLRQRVVELSSAWQRHLQEHRSAQTQPASDSTPKKLLFWENRGHEVQKFEEDLMTTRIREMEALTEVKELRLKVMELETQVQVATNQLRRQDEGGKQLREELEAALGREKDLTAKLREQQHKYSDLESKMKDEAMMARIRDAEHAQQVAELTQKISLLELKNEEMHAEGELRNNLDDSERVRELQDKVAELKAEVMRLESWKQRWTGHGGQNVRSFSVDTESELDERDLRICLQDHINSTTQNSPEIIESESETERDNREYSCKT; encoded by the exons ATGAGCGTGTTGTGTTTATGCACCACTGTACAGCAGACCGGTCAGAACAACAGCCAGGCCAGCAAGATACTCCCAAGCGCGCCGCCGATCTCATCTGAGGAAGAAAGGATAAACTCGTCGCAGGAAATACCCACCGACGAGCTGGCTCTATTAGCTAAGCTGGAGGAAGCCAATAG GCTTATCGAATCGGATGCAAAGTCATTGAACTCGCTCCAAAGCAATCACAGTAGGAAAGGTTCGGACACATCTCAGGTGTCAGTGGCGTCGGGGGGCAGCGGAGGGAATGGCGATGCTGCACCCCGACGCCACAATTCGGCCGATGGCGAGGAGAATACGTGGACCCTATGGGGTCACATCGTCGCCGATTGGGATTATCATTGGAAGAAGAGGAAAGAGTCCGTCAAAGAATTAGTACGTCAAGGAATACCTCATCATTTTAG AGGTATTGTTTGGCAACTATTAAGTGGTGCTCATGACTCTCCTGTGAAAAAACAATTCGCTGAGTATATCAAGGCCACGTCCGCCTGCGAAAGGATAATCAGGAGGGACATAGCCAGAACGTATCCCGAGCATGATTTCTTTAAGGAGAAAGACGGTCTTGGCCAGGAGAGTCTGTTTAACGTTATGAAAGCGTATAGTCTTCACGATCGTGAAGTCGGATACTGTCAAGGTTCGGGATTTATTGTAGGATTACTCCTTATGCAG CAAATGCCAGAGGAAGAAGCTTTTGCTGTACTGGTAGCGCTTATGCAAGAGTATCGTTTGCGAGACATGTTCAAGCCGAGTATGGCTGAATTAGGGGTGTGCATGTATCAGCTAGAACATTTAGTTGCTGACACGCATCCCGAGTTACACGCTCATTTTACGGCTCAAGGTTTTCACACGTCGATGTACGCGTCGTCTTGGTTCCTTACGCTTTTCACCACAGCGCTCAGCCTACCGCTGGCCTGCCGCATTTTTGACGTATTTCTGTCCGAGGGCATGGAAATTATTTTCAAAGTTGCGCTGGCCATGTTGCATTTAGGCAAGGAAGATTTATTAAGCTTGGATATGGAAGGCATGTTGAag TTCTTCCAGAAACAGCTACCTGGAAGAGCCGAGAAAGATCCCGATGGCCTCATGAATCTTGCCTATGGTATGAAAATAAATCCGAAGAGAATGAAGAAACTAGAGAAAGACTACACCGTGCTGAAAATGAAGGAGCAAGAGGAGATGGTTGAGCTGCGTAGGCTTAGGGCCGAAAATAAGTTACTCAGGCAAAGAACAGAACTTCTCGAGGCCGAGTCCGCGGAATTGGCGGACAGATTAGTTCGGGGTCAAGTGTCGCGCGCGGAAGAAGAGGAGACCGCTTTCGTGGTGCAAAGGGAATTGGCGGCACTTCGGCACACGCATCTCGAGACCAGCCATCAGCTCGAACAGGCACACGAGGAATTGAGATCATTGTCACTTTTGTtagaggagaacatgacgtcgaAGCAATCCTCACTGGACGAAATTTTGTCGAAACAGAAGGCGTTGTCGCAAAAAGAAGAAATGATACAGTGTTTGCAAGAGGAATTGGTAAGGGTTCGACTGCACGAAGCAGAGAACGATGCAACGATAAGAGAACTTAGGGCGAGAATACAAGAGCTGGAGCAGGACAAAAAAACATTGCGCGAATCGACACCGGATAACTCTGTTGCTCATTTACAAGAGGAATTAATAGCCGTTAAACTGCGAGAAGCAGAGGCAAATCTTTCTTTAAAG GATCTACGGCAAAGAGTGGTGGAATTGAGCAGTGCCTGGCAAAGGCATCTACAGGAGCATCGTTCAGCGCAGACGCAACCTGCGAGCGATTCCACACCGAAGAAACTTCTGTTTTGGGAGAACAGGGGCCACGAAGTGCAGAAGTTCGAGGAAGATTTAATGACCACCAGGATTCGAGAAATGGAAGCACTGACAGAAGTGAAGGAGCTTAGACTCAAGGTGATGGAGCTTGAGACTCAAGTGCAGGTCGCCACGAATCAACTCCGTCGCCAAGATGAAGGTGGGAAACAACTTAGAGAGGAGCTGGAAGCTGCCTTAGGTAGGGAAAAGGACCTTACTGCCAAATTACGGGAGCAACAACACAAGTACTCTGACTTGGAGTCAAAGATGAAAGATGAAGCCATGATGGCCAGGATACGCGATGCAGAGCATGCGCAGCAAGTGGCAGAACTCACTCAGAAAATATCTCTTCTTGAATTAAAA AATGAAGAGATGCATGCTGAAGGTGAGCTTAGGAATAATTTAGATGAcagtgagagagtgagagaactGCAAGATAAAGTTGCAGAATTAAAAGCTGAG
- the Denr gene encoding density-regulated protein — MSAEEQSDLRLGPDPNVTYPIQVQYCGNCSLPIEYCEYYPEYEKCKQWLERNLPTEFEKVKLVEDNTTEAGGGEDEKKRQKRGGKGMLKAKKKDDVPKLVTVSRAPRGKKKSVTVVTGLSTFDIDLKVAAKFFGSKFACGSSVTGDDEIVIQGDVKDDLFEVIPEKWPQIDEDSIDDLGDQKR; from the exons ATGTCGGCAGAAGAACAGTCAGATTTGCGTCTAGGACCCGATCCTAATGTCACTTATCCAATTCAAGTACAATACTGTGGGAACTGTTCTCTTCCTATCGAG TACTGTGAATACTATCCAGAGTATGAAAAATGTAAGCAATGGCTAGAAAGAAATTTACCAACAGAATTTGAGAAAGTTAAATTAG TAGAAGATAATACCACAGAAGCAGGAGGAGGTGAAGATGAAAAGAAACGGCAAAAACGTGGTGGCAAGGGTATGCTAAAAGCAAAGAAAAAAGATGACGTTCCAAAATTAGTGACTGTATCTAGAGCACCCAGAGGAAAAAAGAAATCAGTTACAGTTGTAACTGGTTTAAGCACTTTTG ACATAGATTTAAAGGTAGCTGCAAAATTTTTTGGCAGTAAATTTGCATGCGGGTCTAGTGTAACAGGAGATGATGAAATAGTCATACAAGGAGATGTGAAAGATGATCTCTTTGAGGTGATTCCAGAAAAATGGCCACAG ATCGACGAAGATTCCATAGATGATCTTGGAGATCAGAAAAGATAA
- the Clu gene encoding clustered mitochondria protein homolog has translation MTLGAQIEASTENGSMKIPLLNGNEDRSSTDMKEAVEETGSTSTATKNVVEKGEVEATKEKGNEKENEKEKEKDEEKDKKNEKEDGDKDAGSEQEIVFIQDMGFTVKIVSPGAEPFDIQVSSMELVQEIHQLLMDREDTCHRTCFSLQLDGNTLDNFAELKNIEGLKEGSVIKVVEEPYTMREARIHVRHVRDLLKSVDPADAYNGVECSSLSFLNVVTNGDILEKKKSRADSVDCTPPDYIIPSCKDRPLLPLQPQAKEQKCPPCLKVLTTSGWNPPPGHRKLHGDLLYLHVVTLEDKQYYLTACARGFFVNQSTKEVFNPKPATPSHLCHSLIELLNQLSPAFKRGFAAMQRRRTQRHPFERVATPYQLYAWCAPQIEHTIDAIRAEDTFSSKLGYEEHIPGQTRDWNEELQTTRELPRKNLPERLLRERAIFKVHSDFVAAATRGAVAVIDGNVMAINPGEEAKMQMFIWNNIFFSLGFDVRDHYKELGGDAAAFVAPRNDLQGVRVYAAVDLPGLYTLGTVVIDYRGYRVTAQSIIPGILEREQEQSVVYGSIDFGKTVLTHPKYLELLNKTGQQLKILPHKVINDAGEEIELCSSVECKGIIGNDSRHYVLDLLRTFPPDVNFLKLEGVELSKEARALGFPIEHKHKLACLRQELIDSFVEARYVQFIKHAAVHLQQLTSARRVQKEKETTIKEDKKEESNAVAIDSNKEDSTHALIETDEAKKIVESITDSITGGEKQELEESTKEIVRRAAAAVGSLREAEFDVRFNPDVFSPGVRHPDPNGTALKKQKQLVQDAADFLLTVQIPTFIRECLDHTAAAMDGSTLVEALHGKGINVRYLGKLAAMLATVPQLQYLKRIAVSELILRSAKHIFTFYMQGTELMSLSAAISHFLNCLLSSAQIIHPQQNLEELQSKTAKRRNKRKGRNNGPQQSEVEWASLTPKSVWQQIKADLKSYYDWETPCPESLDATIEHFHLQKISLLRNFCIKTGIQILLREYNFENKNRATFFEEDILNIFPVVKHINPRASDAYNFYTTGQSKIQQGYLKDGYELISEALNLLNNVYGAMHPEIAQCLRMLARLNYIMGDHGEALATQQKAVLMSERVNGIDHPYTITEYIHLALYSFANGQVSVSLRLLYRARYLALLVCGEDHPEVALLDSNISLILHAVGEYELSLRFLEHALALNLRYHGPRSLKVAVSYHLVARTQSCMGDFRAALNNEKETYAIYKQQLGEDHEKTKESSDCLRHLTQQAVVLQKKMNEIYTGKSGVSLPPIQVQPPSMGSVLDMLNVINGILFVQISQQDIEHFKAEIEKRQKEQTPDREVKALQNGNKKENKKEEKDNNKKEEKENKTNEKESKKEDKENKRDDKENKKVEKKVEAQKVELKKLEQNKTTLEPVVAES, from the exons ATGACATTGGGTGCACAAATCGAGGCCTCCACGGAAAATGGGAGTATGAAAATCCCTTTGCTGAATGGCAATGAGGACCGTTCGAGTACTG ATATGAAGGAAGCCGTGGAGGAGACTGGAAGTACTAGCACTGCCACGAAGAACGTTGTAGAAAAGGGTGAAGTCGAAGCAACgaaagagaaaggaaacgagaaagaaaatgaaaaggagaaggaaaaagatgaagaaaaagacaagaaaaatgaaaaggaGGACGGCGATAAAGATGCTGGAAGCGAGCAAGAAATTGTTTTCATTCAAGATATGGGATTCACTGTTAAGATCGTCAGTCCAGGTGCTGAACCGTTTGATATCCAAGTATCCAGTATGGAGTTGGTTCAG GAAATCCATCAATTGCTCATGGATCGCGAGGACACCTGCCACCGTACATGTTTCTCCCTTCAGCTCGACGGTAACACGTTGGACAATTTCGCTGAGCTGAAGAACATCGAAGGCCTAAAAGAGGGTTCAGTGATTAAAGTCGTAGAAGAACCGTACACGATGCGAGAAGCCCGTATACACGTCCGACACGTCCGAGATTTATTGAAGTCCGTAGatcctgcagatgcctacaacgGCGTTGAGTGTAGCAGTTTATCGTTCCTAAATGTTGTCACCAACGGCGACATACTCGAGAAGAAAAAGAGCAGAGCAGATTCGGTCGATTGCACACCGCCTGATTATATTATACCCAGCTGTAAAGATAGGCCGCTGCTACCTCTACAACCGCAAGCCAAAGAACAAAAATGTCCTCCTTGTTTAAAA GTATTAACAACATCCGGATGGAATCCACCACCCGGTCATAGAAAGCTCCATGGTGATTTATTGTACTTGCACGTGGTAACATTGGAAGACAAACAATACTATTTGACCGCGTGCGCCAGAGGTTTCTTCGTCAATCAATCGACAAAAGAAGTGTTTAATCCGAAACCAGCGACCCCAAGTCATTTATGTCACAGCTTAATTGAACTACTGAACCAACTCAGCCCGGCGTTTAAACGGGGTTTTGCTGCCATGCAGAGACGAAGAACGCAGAGACATCCGTTCGAAAGAGTGGCTACACCTTATCAGCTGTATGCTTGGTGTGCGCCTCAGATTGAACACACAATCGATGCAATACGCGCTGAAGACA CTTTCTCTTCCAAGTTgggatacgaggaacacatcccCGGGCAAACACGAGACTGGAACGAGGAGTTGCAAACAACGAGAGAGCTACCTCGTAAAAACTTACCCGAAAGACTGCTTAGAGAACGTGCTATTTTTAAA GTTCACAGTGATTTTGTCGCTGCAGCGACTCGGGGTGCGGTGGCCGTAATAGATGGCAATGTGATGGCGATCAATCCAGGCGAAGAGGCGAAAATGCAAATGTTCATCTGGAACAACATTTTCTTCTCTCTTGGATTCGATGTCAGGGATCATTATAAAGAACTTGGTGGTGATGCAGCCGCTTTCGTTGCGCCTAGAAATGATTTGCAAGGTGTCAGAGTATATGCCGCTGTTGATCTACCTGGCCTTTATACACTTGGTACCGTTGTGATCGATTACAG AGGATATCGTGTCACCGCTCAGTCGATCATTCCTGGAATCTTGGAACGCGAGCAGGAGCAATCTGTCGTTTATGGTTCGATAGATTTTGGGAAAACTGTTCTTACACACCCAAAGTATCTTGAATTG TTGAACAAGACGGGTCAACAGTTGAAAATCCTTCCCCATAAAGTTATCAACGATGCTGGTGAAGAGATTGAACTTTGCAGCAGCGTAGAATGTAAAGGTATCATCGGGAATGATTCGCGACATTACGTGTTAGATTTGCTACGGACTTTCCCTCCTGATGTAAATTTTCTTAAAT TGGAAGGAGTTGAACTGAGTAAAGAAGCTAGAGCTTTAGGTTTCCCAATTGAACACAAGCATAAACTAGCTTGCCTACGTCAGGAATTGATTGATTCGTTTGTCGAAGCTAGATACGTGCAATTTATTAAGCACGCCGCTGTTCACCTGCAGCAACTGACGTCCGCAAGAAGAGTGCAGAAGGAAAAGGAAACTACTATTAag GAAGATAAGAAGGAAGAATCCAACGCGGTTGCAATAGACAGTAATAAAGAAGATTCTACTCACGCTTTAATTGAAACGGATGAAGCAAAAAAAATTGTGGAAAGCATTACTGACTCCATCACGGGTGGAGAGAAACAAGAAT TGGAAGAAAGTACGAAAGAAATAGTTCGAAGAGCTGCAGCAGCAGTAGGTAGTTTACGAGAGGCCGAGTTCGACGTTAGATTTAACCCAGACGTATTTTCCCCGGGTGTAAGGCACCCGGATCCAAATGGTACTGCTTTGAAGAAACAAAAGCAGTTGGTACAAGATGCTGCCGACTTTTTACTGACTGTACAAATCCCAACTTTT ATTCGAGAATGCTTAGATCACACAGCTGCTGCAATGGATGGTAGCACGCTTGTGGAAGCTTTACATGGTAAAGGTATCAACGTTCGATACCTCGGTAAATTAGCGGCCATGTTAGCTACGGTTCCACAGTTACAATATCTGAAACGTATTGCTGTTTCAGAGCTTATTTTAAGATCAGCAAAACACATTTTTACATTTTATATGCAG GGTACAGAATTAATGAGTCTTTCCGCAGCGATTAGCCATTTCTTAAATTGCTTATTGTCCTCTGCACAAATCATTCATCCACAACAGAATCTGGAAGAG CTTCAAAGTAAAACTGCCAAACGACGCAACAAAAGGAAAGGTAGGAATAATGGTCCACAGCAGTCCGAGGTGGAATGGGCTTCCTTGACACCTAAGTCTGTATGGCAACAAATTAAAGCAGATCTGAAGAGTTATTACGATTGGGAGACACCTTGTCCGGAATCATTGGACGCCACGATAGAACACTTTCATCTTCAAAAAATTTCTTTGCTTCGCAACTTCTGTATAAAGACTGGTATTCAAATTTTGTTGCGTGAATACAACTTTGAAAATAAGAATAGAGCCACATTCTTTGAAGAAGATATACTTAATATATTCCCTGTTGTGAAGCATATCAATCCTAGG GCTAGCGATGCGTATAACTTCTATACAACTGGCCAAAGTAAGATTCAGCAAGGATATTTGAAAGATGGCTACGAACTAATCAGCGAAGCCCTGAATTTATTGAACAACGTCTACGGTGCAATGCATCCCGAGATTGCACAATGCCTCAGAATGCTTGCACGATTGAATTACATAATGGGAGATCATGGGGAAGCTTTAGCAACGCAACAAAAAGCAGTTCTTATGTCAGAAAGGGTTAACGGGATAGATCATCCTTATACTATTACTGAATAT aTTCATCTAGCTCTGTATTCTTTCGCCAACGGTCAAGTTTCCGTGTCACTTAGGTTATTATACAGAGCGCGTTACCTAGCTTTGTTGGTTTGTGGTGAAGATCATCCGGAAGTGGCGCTTCTTGAC AGCAACATTTCATTGATACTTCATGCTGTTGGGGAGTACGAATTATCGCTACGCTTTTTGGAACACGCATTGGCTCTAAATCTTCGATATCACGGGCCACGGTCTTTGAAGGTTGCCGTTTCGTATCATCTCGTCGCAAGAACTCAATCTTGTATGGGTGATTTCCGAGCGGCTCTAAATAACGAGAAAGAAACATACGCTATTTACAAGCAACAGTTAGGTGAGGATCATGAGAAAACCAAAGAAAGCAGTGACTGCTTAAGACATCTCACGCAACAGGCCGTTGTTTTGCAAAAGAAAATGAACGAAATTTACACTGGAAAGTCTGGGGTTAGCCTACCGCCTATTCAGGTGCAACCGCCCAGTATGGGATCTGTACTCGACATGTTGAACGTTATCAATGGCATTCTGTTTGTGCAAATCAGTCAACAAGACATTGAACATTTCAAAGCGGAAATAGAGAAACGACAGAAGGAACAGACACCAGACAGAGAGGTGAAGGCGCTCCAGAATGGAAACAAAAAGGAGAATAAAAAGGAGGAAAAGGACAATAATAAGAAAGAGGAGAAAGAGAATAAAACGAACGAGAAAGAGAGTAAAAAAGAAGACAAAGAGAATAAAAGAGATGATAAGGAAAATAAGAAGGTAGAAAAGAAGGTGGAAGCGCAGAAGGTGGAGTTGAAAAAGTTGGAGCAAAATAAGACAACATTAGAGCCGGTGGTTGCAGAGAGCTGA